The following are encoded together in the Babylonia areolata isolate BAREFJ2019XMU chromosome 18, ASM4173473v1, whole genome shotgun sequence genome:
- the LOC143292163 gene encoding toll-like receptor 2 type-2 has product MPACLLGSDASAFTISIVCVFITFLLLLLLTILFRFRWHMRLWLYEACRGRHHSRRMRGRHFRYDVFVSYAEENSPWVVRELLPRLVEEWGLRLCVHQRDFVPGKHIVDNIADCVSLSGRVLLVFSPDFGSSEWCQFELKFCQACVMERDDIMVLAMMQGTEARHLTGAMMAVLRTTSYLEWAEHRDARASFWGRLRLALEVEEPGKGEEEEEEAVGLDG; this is encoded by the exons ATGCCG GCTTGCCTCCTGGGCTCCGACGCCTCCGCCTTCACCATCTCCATCGTGTGCGTCTtcatcaccttcctcctcctcctcctcctcaccatcctcttccGCTTCCGCTGGCACATGCGCCTGTGGCTGTACGAGGCGTGCCGAGGGCGACACCACAGTAGGCGCATGCGCGGTCGCCACTTCCGCTACGACGTCTTCGTCTCGTACGCCGAGGAGAACTCCCCGTGGGTCGTGCGCGAGCTCTTGCCCAGGCTGGTAGAGGAGTGGGGGCTGAGGCTGTGTGTCCACCAGCGGGACTTCGTACCTGGGAAACACATCGTGGACAACATCGCGGACTGCGTCAGCCTGAGCGGGCGCGTGCTGCTAGTCTTCTCGCCGGACTTCGGGAGCAGCGAGTGGTGCCAGTTCGAGCTCAAGTTCTGCCAGGCGTGCGTCATGGAGCGCGACGACATCATGGTGCTGGCGATGATGCAGGGGACGGAGGCACGCCACCTGACGGGCGCCATGATGGCCGTGCTAAGGACCACCTCCTACCTGGAGTGGGCCGAGCACCGGGACGCCAGAGCGTCCTTCTGGGGCCGTCTGCGGTTGGCTCTGGAGGTGGAGGAGCccgggaagggagaagaggaagaagaggaggcggtTGGGTTGGATGGTTGA